The nucleotide window GCCTGTGGGAAAAAGTCGTCAAGAAAAAACGCAGCGGCGGATGCCTTTTGGTGTATCCCGCCAATAACGAACAGGGCTTCCTCGTGCGCTCGACGGGTAAAACCGACCGAACCATCGTCGACTACGAAGGACTTACCCTGGTTTTGCGACCAAAAACATCGTAATTTCGAAGAGTCTTCCCCACACACGTGGGGGTGAACCGTGGAGGAGCCCTGATGGCCCGCGATATCCGCAGTCTTCCCCACA belongs to Candidatus Lernaella stagnicola and includes:
- the cas2e gene encoding type I-E CRISPR-associated endoribonuclease Cas2e is translated as MILESVPTSLRGELTKWLIEPKAGVFVGKVNAMVRDRLWEKVVKKKRSGGCLLVYPANNEQGFLVRSTGKTDRTIVDYEGLTLVLRPKTS